From one Babesia bovis T2Bo chromosome 3, whole genome shotgun sequence genomic stretch:
- a CDS encoding Ribosomal protein S17 family protein: MVFTSVARFHWHYKTWQRLTAGYLRTFVKNRLPNNELIGYVINDKHPKSIRVACDRYMYVVRYKKTFRMTKKVWAHDEYKEAKLGDIVRVQPLGYRIGPWKTYVLSRVLHTQDPHLKSDEKDSTFA; encoded by the exons ATGGTCTTTACATCCGTTGCAAGATTCCATTGGCATTATAAAACATGGCAAAGGCTAACAGCGGGATACCTCAGAACGT TTGTTAAAAACAGACTGCCGAACAATGAACTTATAGGATACGTCATTAATGATAAACATCCAAAGAGCATCCGCGTCGCCTGTGATAG ATATATGTACGTCGTGAGATATAAAAAGACATTTCGTATGACAAAGAAAGTATGGGCACATGACGAATATAAAGAAGCGAAACTTGGTGACATTGTTAGAGTACAGCCACTTGGATATCGCATTGGCCCTTGGAAGACATATGTTCTCTCCAGGGTGTTACATACACAAGATCCACATCTCAAGTCAGATGAAAAGGACAGCACTTTTGCCTAG
- a CDS encoding Nucleoplasmin family protein, with product MLFGAVIAPGSSVTPKNELANIVHISQVCLNDPKNSEKTYVQLIDGNKSFNLCVLQKDVCEHASIDIFFSTAGGIKLSTKGGKNEVHVVGYFEPEEESYVSDSDDEELDEDEGDDEDDAGSADEEPASKRKNSGKGGKK from the exons ATGTTGTTCG GCGCCGTTATTGCCCCGGGTAGCAGTGTCACCCCTAAAAATGAGCTCGCTAACATTGTCCACATTTCCCAGGTCTGCCTGAACGATCCCAAGAACAGCGAAAAGACTTACGTGCAGCTTATTGATGGCAACAAGAGCTTCAACTTGTGTGTGTTGCAGAAGGACGTTTGTGAACACGCCAGTATCGACATCTTCTTCTCTACTGCTGGTGGTATCAAGTTGTCTACTAAGGGTGGCAAGAACGAGGTTCACGTTGTTGGATACTTTGAGCCTGAAGAGGAGAGCTATGTATCTGACAGTGACGACGAGGAGCTTGATGAGGATGAGggtgatgatgaagatgacgCTGGATCCGCTGACGAGGAGCCCGCTTCTAAGAGGAAGAACTCTGGAAAGGGTGGCAAGAAGTAA
- a CDS encoding guanine nucleotide-binding protein subunit beta-like protein 1, which translates to MEATPVISIRCEDGLTSVCYVDQGLLTSSIGGGLSIWDMTTGNTLTSSHIHRDCVYALPIDSNGQNCASMLAVQHKSGFSVFDLKTDTTLYNADVNYSNFSHICFCSSASLLLCPSGINSIACYDVRTAIGSSDHQNGATGPSSISIELLAPTEGSTDIGCLQHIETFPHSSGYRIIAGYETGLVSIFDLRKPQHALMTHTVDGIDTLTAFSVWRDVVLLGDSIGNVSMLHISSSSDVTTLKSHNIYKGEASTAGIGCLKIRPDGAITIACCWDYTIRVLETRSLYTKAIIAEHNDTIVDVCFNAQSGDFATCGLDGNAYAWNLFNSSYKHI; encoded by the exons ATGGAAGCAACCCCGGTCATCAGCATCCGTTGTGAAGATGGGCTCACATCTGTGTGCTATGTTGATCAAGGGTTGCTTACCTCTAGCATTGGAGGTGGTCTGTCTATTTGGGACATGACAACCGGCAACACATTAACATCATCGCATATTCATCGTGATTGCGTTTATGCACTCCCAATAGACTCAAATG GCCAAAATTGCGCATCAATGCTAGCAGTGCAACATAAATCTGGATTTTCTGTCTTTGATCTAAAAACCGATACTACATTGTATAACGCAGACGTTAACTATAGTAACTTTTCGCatatttgtttttgttcATCTGCGTCGTTGTTGTTGTGCCCATCTGGGATAAACTCCATCGCATGCTATGACGTTCGCACAGCAATCG GTAGTTCCGATCATCAAAACGGCGCGACTGGTCCATCTTCCATTTCCATCGAGCTGTTGGCACCTACAGAAGGTAGCACGGACATTGGATGCCTCCAACACATTGAAACATTTCCGCATTCATCTGGCTATCGTATCATAGCTGGATATGAAACGGGTTTGGTGTCTATATTTGATTTACGGAAACCTCAACATGCATTGATGACTCACACAGTAGATGGCATCGACACTTTAACAGCGTTCTCTGTATGGCGTGATGTAGTGTTATTAGGCGATTCTATTGGTAATGTATCGATGTTGCACATTTCGAGTTCGAGTGATGTTACTACACTGAAGAGCCATAACATTTACAAAGGTGAAGCGAGCACTGCTGGCATTGGATGCCTAAAGATAAGACCGGACGGCGCCATAACTATTGCTTGTTGTTGGGATTACACAATACGGGTTTTGGAAACACGATCCTTATATACCAAAGCAATCATAGCTGAGCATAACGACACCATTGTGGATGTCTGTTTCAATGCACAGAGCGGCGATTTTGCGACCTGTGGTCTTGACGGCAACGCTTACGCTTGGAACCTCTTCAATAGCAGTTACAAACATATTTAA
- a CDS encoding RNA polymerase Rpb5 N-terminal domain containing protein produces MDDEEGRLFRCRRTCCEMLEDRGYFIPNQERLETFAEFKARYELYDRVRSKMLLVASLKTDKDAKLLVYFADETKKTGVKPIRELTEKMEDHDIHRAILVTQNVLTPFAKDAILEAAPRNIIENFLETELLVNITKHELVPKHIPLTADEKQTLLQRYKVKESQIPRIQAADPVARYFGLTKGQVVKIIRPSETAGRYVTFRLVY; encoded by the exons ATGGATGACGAAGAAGGAAGATTGTTCCGATGCCGAAGAACATGCTGTGAAATGCTTGAAGATCGTGGATATTTTATTCCAAACCAAGAAAGGTTGGAAACGTTCGCAGAGTTCAAAGCACGGTACGAACTGTATGACAGAGT CCGTTCAAAAATGTTATTAGTTGCTTCTCTAAAAACTGATAAGGATGCTAAATTATTGGTTTACTTTGCTGATGAAACTAAAAAGACCGGTGTTAAGCCAATAAGGGA GCTTACTGAAAAAATGGAAGACCATGACATACACAGGGCTATTCTGGTTACCCAGAATGTGCTCACTCCCTTCGCAAAAGAT GCCATTCTTGAGGCGGCACCCAGGAATATCATCGAAAACTTTTTAGAAACTGAGTTGCTAGTCAACATTACAAAGCATGAACTTGTTCCTAAACATATCCCGCTAACAGCTGATGAAAAGCAGACTTTGCTACAAAGATACAAG GTTAAAGAAAGTCAAATACCGCGTATACAGGCAGCAGATCCTGTAGCAAGATATTTTGGACTTACTAAAGGACAGGTAGTGAAGATTATCCGACCAAGTGAAACTGCCGGGAGATATGTCACATTCAGACTGGtctattga
- a CDS encoding putative integral membrane protein: protein MSTMANPTGTTNPLLEKALVLVIILTLTILLVNGISIFINETTVTYATQALGILLSILVLCLCYKLDYLVKPFTKWHWATLLLVSIFCALYNSLVFKVTEISVAYENGASYYVYSIAGTCLLVMAGTLLCGWKCGLFKQPCCRSQWACYVSIAIVVLAILATCGMAVPLHAFVTRSFVYSGDGNTDVNNLKNSARPVVLLAEIYSTSLLYVIILKLPYSFYEVVILMLLSISFGALITLMIYQGTYSFQQNQHHVFYPLVVICYGTTLVLIMIVKSHEPFNWLWSKDVFCCMVFGALAVLSLILLLVICIGSSDNGFSQEAKNVGYICVISLYLMGCIAATIFYSYRLGIFTCKKNNLRKEESVKVEHESANEFKDEDTK, encoded by the coding sequence ATGTCTACGATGGCTAACCCGACGGGTACCACCAACCCATTGCTTGAGAAAGCACTGGTTTTGGTAATTATATTGACACTGACCATTCTATTAGTTAACGGAATAAGCATATTTATCAACGAAACCACAGTCACGTATGCAACTCAAGCATTGGGCATACTGTTGTCCATACTTGTGCTTTGTCTTTGTTACAAACTTGACTACTTGGTAAAACCATTTACCAAGTGGCATTGGGCTACCCTGTTGCTAGTTTCAATTTTTTGTGCGCTTTATAACTCGTTGGTTTTTAAGGTTACAGAAATATCTGTTGCTTACGAAAATGGAGCATCATACTATGTCTACAGCATAGCCGGTACATGTCTGTTAGTGATGGCGGGTACCTTGCTTTGTGGTTGGAAGTGTGGATTATTTAAACAGCCATGCTGTCGTTCACAATGGGCATGTTACGTCTCCATCGCCATTGTGGTATTGGCCATATTAGCGACATGCGGTATGGCTGTTCCGTTGCATGCATTTGTAACTCGAAGTTTTGTTTATTCGGGAGACGGTAACACCGACGTCAATAACCTAAAAAATTCGGCACGTCCGGTAGTGTTACTGGCGGAAATATACTCCACatcattgttatatgtaatcATACTGAAGTTACCCTATTCTTTCTACGAGGTTGTGATATTGATGCTATTATCAATATCGTTCGGGGCTCTAATTAcgttgatgatatatcaaGGTACTTATAGTTTCCAGCAAAATCAACATCATGTCTTTTACCCCCTTGTCGTTATTTGTTATGGAACAACTTTAGTTTTGATTATGATTGTCAAATCGCATGAGCCATTTAATTGGCTATGGAGCAAAGACGTTTTCTGCTGTATGGTGTTTGGAGCACTGGCAGTATTATCACTAATCCTATTGCTGGTCATCTGTATCGGATCATCAGACAACGGATTCTCTCAAGAAGCTAAAAACGTTGGTTATATATGCGTTATATCCCTTTACTTAATGGGATGTATTGCAGCAACTATTTTCTACAGCTATCGGCTAGGCATCTTTACGTGTAAGAAAAATAACCTGAGAAAAGAAGAAAGTGTCAAGGTAGAGCATGAATCGGCAAATGAATTTAAAGATGAAGATACTAAATAA
- a CDS encoding putative ubiquinol-cytochrome c reductase iron-sulfur subunit: MAPMYYIMYVRRSFASVLHHEIKKTRYMPAASERPLYRNVFDRAEHPALWALDKTRFEKQSSVESLGDLITPHAHGHTFARGGITKYAHYVNVWEPVFPRTPDVMKGELISGANFTRTSGWHLPGEPALVSVGKLGPDNQRAIGYAENAVVPDSIVPDAFPDFGEYRLPKGTDRRAAIYIMSATAMFFFLALGRSLVCKIIHYFWIARDIAASGSVEVNVSQMIPGDQVTVKWRSKPVFIKRRTQEEIERSRKDDELLDSMRDPELDADRNVNPEWLVNIAICTHLGCVPTKGGNYGGYFCPCHGSHYDASGRIRQGPAPSNLEVPPYKFIDENTIKLG; the protein is encoded by the exons ATGGCGccaatgtattatataatgtatgtGCGCCGCAGCTTTGCTTCGGTTTTGCATCATGAAATAAAGAAAACACGATATATGCCAGCTGCAAGTGAAAGACCGCTCTATAGAAATGTCTTCGATAGAGCAGAACATCCTGCACTTTGGGCATTGGACAAAACAAGATTTGAAAAACAATCCTCTGTAGAATCACTTGGCGATTTGATTACGCCGCATGCCCATGGGCATACATTTGCAAGAGGTGGTATTACAAAGTATGCACATTATGTAAATGTATGGGAACCCGTATTTCCCAGAACACCAGATGTCATGAAAGGAGAGTTAATTTCCGGTGCAAATTTCACTAGAACTAGTGGATGGCACCTACCAGGGGAACCTGCCCTTGTCTCAGTTGGAAAATTAGGGCCAGACAACCAAAGAGCTATCGGATACGCAGAAAATGCAGTAGTACCAGACTCTATTGTGCCGGATGCTTTCCCGGATTTTGGTGAATATAGATTGCCTAAAGGTACAGATAGAAGGGCtgccatatatatcatgtctGCCACGGCCATGTTTTTCTTCCTTGCGCTAGGGAGATCGTTAGTTTGCAAGATCATACACTATTTCTGGATAGCAAGA GACATCGCTGCTAGTGGTTCTGTTGAAGTCAACGTGTCACAAATGATCCCTGGAGATCAAGTAACTGTTAAATGGAGATCTAAGCCAGTCTTTATCAAAAGACGAACCCAAGAGGAGATTGAGCGTTCCAG AAAGGACGATGAACTCTTGGACTCCATGAGAGACCCCGAACTGGATGCTGATAGGAACGTCAACCCAGAGTGGCTAGTAAACATTGCCATTTGTACTCATCTAGGTTGTGTTCCTACCAAAGGCGGTAACTATGGAGGTTACTTCTGTCCGTGCCACGGATCACATTACGATGCCTCGG GTCGTATAAGACAAGGACCAGCACCGTCTAATCTGGAAGTTCCACCATATAAGTTTATCGATGAAAACACTATTAAGCTAGGTTAA